A part of Paraliobacillus zengyii genomic DNA contains:
- the manA gene encoding mannose-6-phosphate isomerase, class I, whose translation MYQEPIFLTPVFQERIWGGQKLQTEFNYEIPFEHTGEAWVISAHPNGPSIIKNGALKGESLKEAWEQHGDLFNRKTTNDEAFPLLIKILDANDDLSVQVHPDDKYAREVENQPYGKTECWYVLSADDDAQIIFGHHANTHDELKQMIADGEWDNLLRRVPVKEGDFVYVPSGTIHAIGKGIVILETQQSSDITYRVYDYNRTDAQGNTRELHLNAATDVTTVPHETPNVDQLEEIDAGLTAKRLVKETYFTVYHWNLDGVVEKERVVDFLQISVVKGQAEITVKGNVFTINKGENFIIPATVDHYRLEGQAEFIVSYPS comes from the coding sequence ATGTATCAAGAACCTATTTTCTTAACGCCTGTCTTTCAAGAACGGATTTGGGGCGGACAAAAGTTACAAACTGAATTTAATTATGAGATTCCATTTGAACATACTGGTGAAGCTTGGGTTATATCCGCGCATCCAAATGGCCCGAGTATAATAAAGAACGGTGCCTTAAAAGGAGAGTCTTTAAAAGAGGCCTGGGAACAACATGGCGATTTATTTAATAGAAAAACAACGAACGATGAGGCCTTTCCATTATTAATTAAAATTCTTGATGCCAATGATGATTTATCTGTCCAAGTACATCCTGATGATAAATATGCGAGAGAAGTGGAAAATCAGCCATATGGAAAGACAGAATGTTGGTATGTGCTGTCAGCAGATGATGATGCTCAAATTATATTTGGACATCATGCAAACACACATGATGAATTGAAACAAATGATAGCAGATGGAGAGTGGGATAACTTATTACGAAGGGTGCCTGTCAAAGAAGGCGATTTTGTTTACGTTCCAAGTGGAACCATTCATGCAATAGGTAAAGGTATTGTCATATTAGAAACACAGCAGAGCTCTGACATTACATATCGCGTTTATGACTATAATCGCACAGATGCACAAGGTAATACGCGGGAGCTACATTTAAATGCCGCAACAGACGTGACAACTGTTCCGCATGAGACTCCAAATGTTGACCAACTAGAAGAAATAGATGCTGGCTTAACTGCCAAACGTTTAGTAAAAGAAACATATTTCACTGTGTACCATTGGAATTTAGATGGTGTAGTTGAAAAAGAACGTGTTGTCGATTTTCTGCAAATAAGTGTTGTAAAAGGACAAGCGGAAATTACTGTTAAAGGAAACGTATTTACAATAAACAAGGGTGAAAACTTTATTATTCCAGCAACAGTTGATCACTATCGATTAGAAGGACAAGCGGAATTTATTGTTTCGTATCCATCATAA
- a CDS encoding GNAT family N-acetyltransferase, with the protein MIRLEYFTEDDFEQLIEWNNGTSPAFLLQWAGPTFIFPLSKSQLSTYLEDSNQQDATKLVYKVIDVQSGRTIGHISLGNIDYRNKSARIGKVLVGDTSMRGKGTGELMIKAIVKIGFEDLHLHRLSLGVFDFNIGAINCYKKAGFLIDGLLRDYRKMNDQYWSLYEMSILETEWQRD; encoded by the coding sequence ATGATACGATTAGAATATTTTACAGAAGACGACTTTGAACAATTGATAGAATGGAATAATGGAACCTCACCTGCTTTTTTACTTCAATGGGCTGGTCCGACATTTATATTTCCGCTTTCAAAAAGTCAATTAAGCACCTATCTTGAAGATAGTAACCAGCAAGATGCTACGAAACTTGTTTATAAAGTAATAGATGTGCAAAGCGGCAGAACAATTGGTCACATTTCTTTAGGCAATATAGATTATAGAAATAAAAGTGCACGAATTGGCAAAGTCCTAGTCGGCGATACAAGTATGCGAGGGAAAGGGACAGGGGAATTGATGATTAAAGCAATCGTCAAAATAGGTTTTGAAGACTTACATTTACATAGACTTAGCTTAGGTGTATTTGATTTTAATATTGGCGCAATCAACTGCTATAAAAAGGCCGGATTCCTTATTGATGGATTACTCAGAGACTATCGAAAGATGAATGATCAATATTGGAGTCTCTATGAGATGAGTATACTTGAGACTGAATGGCAACGTGATTAA
- a CDS encoding potassium channel family protein, producing the protein MVKVEKKEFVIMGLGRFGGSMCKELIKEGVNVLAIDKDRERVQKYEDIASQGVVLDAMDKQALNAVGISNFDCAIISFGDDMESSILVTLLLKEMGMKQVWVKARNEYHQKILEKIGADKIIHPERDMARRIAHHITSDRIVDYIEISNKHSIIEIVASSQIIGKTVANLKIKEKYKCEIIAIKKNEESVVMIPAADKEIETGDILIVMGDNRKLNRLKEGV; encoded by the coding sequence ATGGTAAAAGTTGAGAAAAAAGAGTTTGTCATCATGGGATTAGGTAGATTTGGTGGTAGCATGTGTAAAGAGTTGATTAAAGAAGGCGTTAATGTTTTGGCGATTGATAAGGATCGTGAGAGAGTACAGAAGTACGAAGACATTGCAAGTCAAGGTGTTGTACTTGATGCAATGGATAAACAAGCATTAAATGCAGTTGGTATCAGTAACTTTGATTGTGCTATTATTAGTTTCGGTGATGATATGGAGTCAAGCATATTAGTAACACTGTTATTAAAAGAGATGGGAATGAAACAAGTATGGGTGAAAGCTCGTAATGAATACCATCAAAAAATACTAGAAAAAATCGGTGCAGATAAAATTATTCATCCTGAACGTGATATGGCCAGAAGAATTGCGCATCACATTACGTCGGATAGAATCGTTGATTACATTGAAATAAGTAATAAACACAGTATTATTGAGATAGTAGCGAGTAGCCAAATTATAGGTAAAACAGTAGCTAACTTAAAAATAAAAGAAAAATATAAATGTGAAATTATTGCTATTAAAAAGAATGAAGAAAGTGTTGTCATGATACCAGCTGCTGATAAAGAGATTGAAACTGGCGATATTTTAATTGTAATGGGTGATAACCGTAAACTTAATCGCTTAAAAGAGGGGGTTTAA
- a CDS encoding organic hydroperoxide resistance protein, translated as MSNALYTAKSTAEGGRQGTVKSSDGTLDLTLSMPKGLGGSEKAGTTNPEQLFSAGYAACFDSAIQMVAGQAKKKIKSTVTAEVSIGAEESGFGLSVKLHAAIDGVSQDEAVELVKAAHEVCPYSRATRGNIDVEVSAKAL; from the coding sequence ATGTCAAACGCTCTTTATACTGCAAAATCAACTGCTGAAGGTGGACGTCAAGGTACGGTAAAATCATCAGATGGAACGTTAGACCTTACGCTTTCTATGCCTAAAGGCCTTGGAGGTTCAGAAAAAGCAGGAACGACAAATCCGGAGCAACTTTTCTCTGCAGGGTATGCTGCTTGTTTTGATAGCGCAATTCAAATGGTTGCAGGCCAAGCAAAGAAAAAAATTAAATCTACTGTAACTGCTGAAGTAAGTATTGGTGCAGAAGAAAGTGGTTTTGGTTTATCCGTTAAACTACATGCTGCTATTGATGGTGTATCGCAAGATGAAGCTGTAGAATTAGTAAAAGCTGCTCATGAAGTTTGTCCATATTCACGTGCTACACGTGGAAACATTGATGTTGAAGTAAGCGCAAAAGCTTTATAA
- a CDS encoding Lin0512 family protein, protein MERIIFVETGTGMDTHGQDITKASIRAVQNAIHYNSMPGIKHYLPDQSLDNMVVNVKLAVPADSHLVDMEKVIAEIPYGSVTIEIIDGGMAISSGIVLEEQADKNDLMYIVIAAVEVGY, encoded by the coding sequence ATGGAACGTATTATTTTTGTTGAAACAGGAACAGGTATGGATACACACGGGCAAGATATAACGAAAGCATCTATAAGAGCCGTTCAAAATGCCATTCATTATAATTCAATGCCTGGAATAAAGCATTACTTACCTGATCAGTCATTAGATAACATGGTGGTGAATGTTAAATTAGCTGTACCTGCAGATTCACACCTTGTTGATATGGAAAAAGTTATTGCAGAAATCCCTTATGGATCTGTTACTATCGAGATCATTGATGGTGGGATGGCGATCTCTAGTGGCATTGTTTTAGAAGAACAAGCTGACAAGAATGATTTAATGTATATCGTTATTGCAGCCGTAGAAGTAGGCTACTAA
- a CDS encoding S1C family serine protease: protein MVYYHDDEKEMNEQDQRTTEKKRNRWVLPGIIGLLLGMFLFAVALPSLVRYDILPYQIVISEDQLTVNNGETADLNNNLQSLSLDVTTQITGIVADVSPAVVGIENIQSEATFWDQESSEAGTGSGVIYKKADNRAFVVTNHHVIEGADQIEVILSDGTRLAAELKGTDLFTDLAVLEMDGEAVNHVIEIGNSDEVKVGEPAIAIGNPLGLNLSGSVTQGVISGKQRAIPQDFDGDGRADWQTEVIQTDAAINPGNSGGALLNVNGHLIGINSMKIAQSAVEGIGFAIPIDAAVPVINELETEGQMRRAFLGVEAYSLGDVAQVEWQRSLNLPNDVESGIYLQRIEPMSPAAEAGLEPYDVIIALDDQEIGNIIDLRKHLYQVKEPGDEMVVTYYRGKEKNQVTIKLTEQE, encoded by the coding sequence ATGGTCTATTACCATGATGATGAGAAAGAAATGAATGAACAGGATCAAAGAACAACTGAAAAAAAGCGAAACAGATGGGTTTTACCTGGCATAATCGGTTTGTTACTCGGGATGTTCTTATTTGCGGTTGCCTTACCTAGTTTAGTACGGTACGATATTTTACCTTATCAAATCGTTATCAGCGAGGATCAACTAACTGTTAATAATGGTGAAACAGCCGATCTGAATAATAATCTTCAATCGTTAAGCTTAGATGTCACAACACAAATCACAGGTATTGTTGCAGACGTTAGTCCAGCAGTAGTTGGGATAGAAAATATCCAATCAGAAGCAACCTTTTGGGATCAGGAATCAAGTGAAGCTGGGACCGGTTCAGGTGTCATCTATAAAAAAGCGGATAATCGAGCATTTGTCGTTACAAATCATCATGTGATAGAAGGTGCTGATCAAATTGAAGTTATTTTATCAGATGGAACGCGTTTAGCAGCGGAGTTAAAAGGGACCGATCTTTTTACTGATTTAGCCGTTTTAGAGATGGATGGTGAAGCAGTTAATCATGTAATTGAGATTGGTAATTCAGATGAAGTAAAAGTCGGTGAACCTGCTATTGCAATTGGGAATCCATTAGGTTTAAATTTATCCGGTTCAGTCACACAAGGTGTTATTAGCGGTAAGCAACGAGCAATTCCTCAGGACTTTGATGGAGATGGACGAGCCGATTGGCAAACAGAGGTTATTCAAACGGATGCAGCGATAAACCCTGGTAATAGTGGAGGAGCGCTACTTAATGTGAATGGCCACTTAATTGGTATTAATTCGATGAAAATTGCCCAATCGGCAGTAGAAGGAATCGGTTTTGCTATACCTATTGATGCTGCTGTACCAGTTATAAATGAATTAGAAACAGAAGGTCAAATGAGACGAGCGTTTCTAGGAGTAGAAGCTTATTCTTTAGGAGATGTAGCACAGGTTGAATGGCAACGTAGCTTAAATCTACCTAATGACGTAGAGAGTGGTATCTATTTACAACGAATAGAACCGATGTCACCAGCTGCAGAAGCTGGTTTGGAACCTTACGACGTTATCATTGCTTTAGATGATCAGGAAATTGGTAATATTATTGATTTGAGAAAGCATTTGTATCAAGTAAAAGAACCAGGAGACGAAATGGTCGTGACATATTACAGAGGCAAAGAAAAAAATCAAGTAACGATAAAATTAACGGAGCAAGAGTAG
- a CDS encoding flavodoxin family protein, whose protein sequence is MSKLNVLFLNASLKGREEVSNTEALYQQVEEIYREEECETENLRLADYHIPFGMSEDMGDGDEWPLVLEKVKAADIVLIGTPIWLGEKSSLATLAIERLYASSSETNEKGQSIYYNKVGGVVITGNEDGAKKAASSVLYGLSHIGFVIPPNVDTYWVGEAGPGPSFIDAGGKDSDFVKSHVSMLAYNTLYFAKLLKDHPIPAKGNTME, encoded by the coding sequence ATGAGTAAACTGAACGTTCTATTTTTGAATGCATCTTTAAAAGGTAGAGAAGAAGTTTCAAATACAGAAGCGCTTTATCAACAGGTGGAGGAAATATATCGTGAGGAAGAATGTGAAACGGAGAATCTTCGTTTAGCCGATTACCATATTCCATTCGGTATGAGTGAAGACATGGGTGATGGAGATGAATGGCCACTTGTCCTAGAAAAAGTGAAGGCTGCAGATATTGTACTTATTGGAACGCCTATTTGGTTAGGTGAAAAGAGTAGTTTAGCAACGCTTGCAATTGAACGGCTATATGCGAGTAGTAGTGAAACCAATGAGAAAGGACAATCCATTTACTATAATAAAGTTGGTGGCGTAGTTATAACAGGAAATGAAGATGGCGCTAAAAAGGCTGCTTCTTCCGTCTTATATGGACTATCACATATCGGTTTTGTGATCCCGCCGAATGTAGATACTTATTGGGTAGGAGAAGCTGGACCAGGTCCTTCATTTATTGATGCTGGAGGAAAAGATAGTGACTTTGTGAAGAGTCATGTTAGTATGCTAGCATATAACACGTTGTATTTCGCGAAATTATTAAAGGATCATCCAATCCCTGCAAAAGGAAACACAATGGAATAA
- a CDS encoding two-component system regulatory protein YycI, whose protein sequence is MQWGQIKSLFIVCFLVLDVFLIKQLIDKQEDVSFITESTKEEQLQLNINGLDDLSEETIEAPLIYAVNQSYSAEDSIRLEQYSNQNNVIVDEIYLFGQFDEPIPISIDEDSGVNMESLNSLILNSGEYTYWGKDEKSNSLLFFQTMEQPIYYNQNALLFIQLNDDDEMIQYVQTKLEQDEEQEEAKDLITEIDAVSRLFHNAGSLEQGDTVTDVALGYHNVTSLPNGLQILNPTWNVTVDQAEHYFINAIAGLAYPQNDDFIKTTVASFQDVIQTASTSDFQFIQAEDEGEETELIEEIELNLLEISNAIIGVEEE, encoded by the coding sequence GTGCAATGGGGACAAATTAAATCACTATTTATAGTCTGCTTTCTAGTTTTAGATGTTTTTCTCATAAAACAATTAATTGACAAGCAAGAAGACGTGTCTTTCATAACAGAGTCTACAAAGGAAGAACAATTGCAACTGAATATTAATGGTCTAGATGATTTATCTGAAGAAACAATAGAAGCACCGCTAATATATGCAGTCAATCAATCATACTCTGCTGAGGATAGTATACGGCTCGAACAATATTCGAACCAAAATAATGTGATTGTTGATGAAATTTATCTATTTGGACAATTTGATGAGCCCATTCCTATTTCAATAGATGAGGATTCTGGAGTGAATATGGAATCATTAAATAGTTTGATTTTAAATAGTGGCGAATATACGTATTGGGGTAAGGATGAAAAGTCAAACAGCTTACTTTTTTTTCAAACAATGGAACAACCAATATATTATAATCAGAATGCATTGTTATTCATTCAATTAAATGATGATGACGAAATGATACAGTATGTACAAACAAAGTTAGAACAAGATGAAGAGCAGGAAGAAGCAAAAGATTTAATTACTGAAATTGACGCAGTTTCAAGGCTATTTCATAATGCTGGCTCTCTAGAACAAGGAGATACCGTGACAGATGTTGCGCTTGGTTATCATAACGTGACATCCTTACCAAATGGACTGCAAATATTGAACCCAACTTGGAATGTGACAGTTGACCAAGCTGAACACTATTTTATAAATGCAATAGCGGGACTTGCCTATCCCCAAAATGATGATTTTATTAAAACAACGGTTGCATCATTTCAAGATGTAATTCAAACTGCCAGTACAAGTGATTTTCAATTTATTCAAGCAGAAGATGAGGGAGAAGAAACAGAACTAATTGAAGAAATAGAACTAAATTTATTGGAGATATCTAATGCAATTATTGGGGTGGAAGAAGAATGA
- a CDS encoding DJ-1/PfpI family protein, whose protein sequence is MTKQWLVGLFLFNEVEVLDFAGPFEVLSITEDPVTKEKPFQVKTVSEDGMLIKARNGLKVQPDYSFETAPLFDIVIIPGGYGADHIEIENPVVINWIQAQSSQIEILASVCTGSFLLAKAGLLDNLKATTHWMDIKILQRKFPKVHVLSNVKYVDEGSIITSAGISAGIQMSLHIVRRLLNEEIALQTVKRMEYDLAKI, encoded by the coding sequence ATGACAAAGCAGTGGTTAGTTGGCCTATTTTTATTTAATGAAGTAGAGGTATTAGACTTTGCTGGTCCATTTGAAGTGTTATCTATTACAGAAGATCCCGTGACGAAAGAAAAACCATTTCAAGTTAAGACAGTCTCAGAAGATGGCATGCTAATTAAAGCGCGTAATGGTTTAAAAGTACAACCTGATTATAGCTTTGAAACAGCACCATTGTTTGATATCGTGATTATTCCTGGAGGGTATGGAGCTGATCATATTGAGATTGAAAATCCAGTAGTGATTAACTGGATTCAGGCTCAAAGTTCACAAATAGAAATACTTGCCAGTGTCTGTACGGGTTCCTTTCTTCTTGCCAAAGCAGGATTATTAGATAATTTAAAGGCCACCACACACTGGATGGACATCAAGATTTTACAAAGAAAGTTCCCTAAAGTGCATGTACTATCTAACGTGAAATACGTAGACGAAGGAAGTATTATTACTTCAGCCGGAATTTCAGCAGGGATACAGATGAGTCTGCATATAGTAAGACGTTTATTAAATGAAGAAATTGCCTTACAAACAGTTAAGCGAATGGAATATGATCTAGCTAAGATTTGA
- a CDS encoding GNAT family N-acetyltransferase: protein MIKALHTEDELLAAFPVMNQLRTHLDEKKYLALVQEAQEVDQYQIAALYDANEIVAVVGFKPMITLYYGRFVWVCDLVTASDKRSNGYGEELLSYVEDWAKQNNYESVALSSGLQRTDAHRFYEKKMDYDRASYVFKKVIN, encoded by the coding sequence ATGATAAAAGCACTACATACCGAAGATGAATTACTTGCAGCATTTCCTGTAATGAATCAGTTACGAACACATCTTGATGAAAAAAAGTATCTTGCTTTGGTTCAAGAGGCGCAAGAAGTAGACCAATACCAAATCGCTGCTCTATACGATGCGAATGAAATCGTTGCAGTCGTTGGTTTCAAACCGATGATCACACTCTATTATGGCCGTTTTGTCTGGGTTTGTGATTTAGTAACAGCGTCAGATAAACGTTCGAATGGATATGGCGAAGAGTTATTATCGTACGTCGAAGATTGGGCAAAGCAAAACAACTATGAATCCGTTGCACTATCATCTGGTTTACAGCGCACAGACGCACACCGTTTTTATGAAAAGAAAATGGATTATGATCGTGCTAGTTATGTGTTTAAAAAGGTGATTAACTAA
- a CDS encoding MarR family winged helix-turn-helix transcriptional regulator — protein MPDEILKLEDQLCFSLYATTREMTKRYRPLLEDLQITYPQYLVLLVLWEKDAISVKELGHRLYLDSGTLTPMLKRMAEHDWIKRERSDQDERKVIVTLTEKGRAAQEKAACIPTKLLENVDGDPEEFEQLKRTLMKMLHSLHEQNTKER, from the coding sequence ATGCCGGATGAAATTTTAAAATTAGAAGACCAATTATGCTTTTCTCTATATGCAACGACTCGTGAAATGACGAAGCGCTATCGCCCGCTTTTAGAAGATTTACAAATAACATATCCACAATACCTTGTCTTACTCGTATTATGGGAAAAGGATGCGATCTCTGTAAAAGAGCTGGGGCATCGCCTATATTTAGACTCAGGTACACTGACGCCAATGCTGAAGCGGATGGCAGAGCACGATTGGATCAAGCGGGAACGATCAGATCAAGATGAACGTAAAGTGATCGTAACCTTAACAGAAAAAGGACGAGCAGCACAGGAGAAAGCGGCATGTATTCCGACAAAGCTACTTGAGAATGTCGATGGGGACCCAGAAGAATTTGAACAACTAAAACGAACATTAATGAAAATGTTACACAGTCTGCATGAACAAAATACAAAGGAACGATGA
- the mgrA gene encoding L-glyceraldehyde 3-phosphate reductase: protein MTYIPASDRYENMPYHRVGNSGLKLPAISLGLWNNFGGEDAIENQRKMLQRAFDLGITHFDLANNYGPPPGSAEENFGTIFNKDFKNYRDELIISTKAGFKMWDGPYGDWGSKKYLVSSLDQSLKRLQLDYVDIFYHHRPDTETPLEETMAALDLIVRQGKALYVGISNYSAEQTDKAVKILQEQGTPFIIHQAAYSMFNRSVEDGLTTVLEKAGIGCIAFVPLAQGLLTDKYINGIPNDSRVAKSHIPFLNEKDVSEDVLIKVKQLNEVAKERGQSLAQMALTWVLQEKAVVSALIGASRVSQIEENVKALEYADFTENELATINSILK, encoded by the coding sequence ATGACTTATATACCTGCAAGTGATCGATATGAAAACATGCCGTACCATCGGGTTGGAAATTCCGGTTTAAAACTACCCGCTATCTCGCTTGGCCTTTGGAACAACTTTGGTGGTGAAGATGCCATTGAAAACCAGCGCAAAATGTTGCAACGAGCTTTCGATTTAGGAATTACACATTTTGACTTGGCAAATAATTATGGACCTCCTCCAGGCTCCGCAGAAGAAAACTTTGGAACTATTTTCAATAAGGATTTTAAAAATTACCGAGATGAACTGATCATATCCACTAAGGCTGGTTTTAAAATGTGGGACGGTCCTTATGGTGATTGGGGATCAAAAAAATATCTTGTTTCTAGTTTAGACCAAAGTTTAAAGCGTTTACAGTTAGACTATGTTGATATTTTTTATCATCATCGTCCAGATACAGAGACTCCTTTAGAAGAAACAATGGCTGCACTTGATTTAATTGTTCGCCAAGGTAAAGCACTTTATGTTGGAATTTCAAACTATTCAGCCGAGCAAACTGATAAGGCAGTGAAGATCCTACAAGAACAAGGAACGCCTTTTATTATTCATCAAGCAGCTTATTCAATGTTTAACCGTTCTGTCGAAGATGGGTTAACCACTGTATTGGAAAAGGCAGGTATTGGTTGTATTGCCTTTGTTCCTTTAGCACAAGGTTTACTAACAGATAAATATATAAATGGCATTCCTAATGATTCACGCGTAGCAAAATCTCACATTCCATTCCTAAATGAAAAGGATGTTTCAGAAGATGTGTTAATCAAAGTCAAACAACTAAATGAGGTTGCGAAAGAACGTGGACAATCATTAGCACAAATGGCCTTAACATGGGTCTTACAAGAAAAAGCGGTCGTCTCTGCTCTTATTGGTGCAAGTCGTGTCAGTCAAATTGAAGAGAATGTAAAAGCATTAGAATATGCTGACTTCACTGAAAATGAATTAGCAACCATTAATTCCATCTTAAAATGA
- a CDS encoding MBL fold metallo-hydrolase, which translates to MTLRFTVLASGSSGNAFYIGTDKENILVDAGLSGKQIERLFLESSIDLNKLTKILVTHEHSDHIKGLGIVARKYNLPIYANEKTWKAMEGSIGKITLDQKFLFNMEETKTFADIDVESFGVSHDAAEPMFYTFHHEGKKVSLVTDLGYVSERIKKTVENSDALIFEANHDVSMLQMGRYPWSVKRRILGDTGHVSNEDCALALEDIIGDNTKRIYLAHLSKDNNMKELARMSVENQLRESGFSIGNGIDIYDTDPTTPTSLYKVV; encoded by the coding sequence ATGACATTACGATTTACGGTATTAGCTTCAGGTAGCTCGGGCAATGCCTTTTATATAGGGACAGATAAAGAAAATATTTTAGTTGACGCAGGGTTAAGTGGAAAACAAATTGAGCGGTTATTTTTAGAGTCTTCAATTGATCTGAATAAACTAACAAAGATATTAGTGACACATGAGCATAGTGATCATATTAAAGGTTTAGGTATCGTAGCGCGTAAGTATAACTTGCCAATTTATGCAAACGAAAAAACGTGGAAAGCAATGGAAGGATCGATAGGTAAGATTACACTTGATCAAAAGTTTCTTTTTAACATGGAGGAAACCAAAACATTTGCAGATATTGATGTGGAATCATTTGGTGTCTCGCATGATGCTGCAGAGCCAATGTTTTATACGTTTCACCATGAAGGAAAAAAGGTTTCACTCGTAACAGATCTTGGTTACGTTTCGGAACGTATTAAGAAAACAGTTGAAAACTCTGATGCTCTTATATTTGAAGCAAATCATGATGTCTCGATGTTACAAATGGGACGTTATCCTTGGAGCGTGAAACGTCGTATTTTAGGTGATACAGGACACGTTTCAAATGAAGACTGTGCTTTAGCGCTTGAGGATATTATTGGCGATAATACGAAAAGAATTTACTTGGCTCATTTAAGTAAAGATAATAATATGAAGGAACTAGCACGTATGTCAGTTGAAAATCAGTTACGAGAATCTGGATTTTCAATTGGAAATGGTATTGATATTTATGATACAGACCCAACAACACCAACTTCTCTCTATAAAGTAGTTTAA
- a CDS encoding GNAT family N-acetyltransferase, which translates to MINLVGEKVVLKEATQVDIDRLYYWRYEEEEQAAKKWNGPYIPETHLSKDEYKLSWKKNNTLYPNVPTTLVILIDDKLIGTVGAYWIDKNTNWLETGIVIYDKNYWNGGYGYEAYKLWIDFLFKSTTLHRLGMSTWSGNLRMMKVAEKVGMQVEARIRNARFVNDTYYDAIKMGILRQEWDELSLE; encoded by the coding sequence ATGATAAATCTTGTTGGTGAAAAAGTAGTTTTAAAAGAAGCAACACAAGTGGATATTGATCGACTATATTACTGGCGATATGAAGAAGAAGAACAAGCCGCTAAGAAATGGAATGGACCCTATATTCCAGAAACACATCTTTCAAAAGACGAGTACAAATTAAGTTGGAAAAAAAATAATACGTTATACCCTAATGTTCCAACTACTTTGGTTATTTTGATAGATGATAAACTGATCGGTACAGTTGGTGCTTATTGGATCGATAAAAACACCAACTGGTTGGAAACTGGAATTGTTATCTACGACAAAAATTATTGGAATGGCGGTTATGGTTACGAAGCATATAAGCTATGGATAGATTTCCTTTTTAAATCAACAACTTTACATCGTTTAGGTATGTCAACTTGGTCAGGAAACCTTAGAATGATGAAGGTTGCAGAAAAAGTTGGGATGCAAGTAGAAGCAAGAATTAGAAATGCACGATTCGTAAATGACACCTATTATGATGCAATTAAAATGGGTATTTTACGTCAGGAATGGGATGAACTATCTCTCGAATAA
- a CDS encoding ASCH domain-containing protein: MKQTIVDFWKAYWKDKNVQAPTTYTSWQFGVEADTLAKLVCDNIKTATCSAHIFYEVEKEPLPKVGDYSIVLDSQDEPVVIIKTTEVTLAPMNEVPEEFALAEGEGDRTYSYWWHAHETFFTEELRSLNMEFKEDLLLVCERFEVLI, translated from the coding sequence ATGAAACAAACAATAGTAGATTTTTGGAAGGCTTATTGGAAAGACAAAAATGTGCAAGCACCTACTACTTATACGTCATGGCAATTTGGAGTTGAGGCCGACACATTAGCTAAACTTGTTTGCGATAATATAAAAACAGCAACGTGCTCCGCCCATATCTTTTATGAAGTTGAGAAGGAGCCGCTTCCTAAAGTTGGTGACTATAGTATTGTCCTAGACAGTCAGGATGAACCTGTCGTAATTATTAAAACGACAGAAGTGACACTTGCACCCATGAATGAAGTACCAGAAGAATTTGCACTAGCGGAAGGTGAGGGTGACAGAACCTATTCTTATTGGTGGCATGCACATGAGACGTTTTTTACAGAGGAACTTCGATCATTAAATATGGAATTTAAAGAGGATCTGCTTCTAGTTTGTGAACGCTTTGAGGTACTAATTTAG